The genomic region ACGCGGCCACAGTGAAGGCCTGCGCCGACATCAAGAAGGACATCAAGGACAACGCGGCCAAGATCACCAAGGCCGAGAAGATCGGCCCGCCGGCTGGGCACTTCGCGGTCAGTGCCCAGTGGGCCGCCGGTTCGGTCGCGATCCTGGCGCACTCGATCGGTGCCAACGAGGCAGTCAACGCCGCCTCCGAGAAAATCCAGAACGAGATGATGGGCCTGAGCGACGCGTACAACAAGTCCGCCGACGCCAAGCCCAGCAAGAAGGCCCTGGAAGCCGCCATCAAGGAGCTGGACACCGCCTGCTCGGCCGCCTGACCGGTTCGACCACGCGATCGGCGGTGGCCGTCACCCGGACGGTCACCGCCGATTCGCTTGTCCGCCCCCGTTTCGAGGCACCGGGGGTGGTGCCGAACGACATGGCGCACAACCCTTCAGCCTCAGCGGCCTACGGGGACGTCGGATGACGGACCCACAGGTGAGCCGTGGGCGACTGCTCGCCACCGCCCTGCGCTCTACTGCATCCGAACCGACGCGGGTTCCCGTAAGCGCGGTGTCGCCACCGCGCTTACCCGGGAGGCCCTGCGCATCATCCGGGAGACCAGCCGGCCCGTCGGGACGCTTCAGACGACGAGCCGCTGTACCGCACGTCCGGATCGGGCTCGGGCTACGGCTGCGCTCAACGCACGAGACCGCGCCAGGGGCGTCCTTCCGTTCCCGGAAGCTGGGTCGTGTTCATGCGCTTGTCGATCTCGGCGAGTTGCTCCTCGGTCGGGTTGGGGCCGACCCGGCCGAGCTCCTCGAAGAGCTTTTCGTTACCAGCCGGCGCGCTGATGAACAGCACCTTCCCGCCGGTCTGCGTGACGAACGTGTGGTAGGCCCCACGGGGAACGACAACCGTCGTGCCGGGCCCCCCGCAGAACTCGGCATCGCCCACCCGGAACTGGTACTCCCCCTCCAGGACGAACATGACCTTCATGAAGTCGTGGTGGGCATGGGGAGGGTTCTCGGTGATCACGTCGTGGTGGAACAGGAATGCACCGAGGGCCTCTCCGACCTCGGCGCCCCGCACCAGGATCTCCGGCCGATGCGGACCGTTGAGCTGAATCAGCTCTCCCTCCCCAGGTGCGACAGCCCAGCCGTCAGGACCCCAGTCGGCGTTCGTAACCATCGTTGTTCCCCCCTTGCTTGGATGTTGTGACGAGGCAGTGGAGATCGCCGCTGTCAACGGACCATTCCCCGAGACTCGGGACGGCGCGAAACGACCACCCGGCCCACATTTGTGGCGGCGATCCATATAGTTCGCCGATCCGGCCCAGCGCCGTGATGGCCCCCGTCCTGGCAGGCGTCCTCGGCGT from Micromonospora lupini harbors:
- a CDS encoding cupin domain-containing protein yields the protein MVTNADWGPDGWAVAPGEGELIQLNGPHRPEILVRGAEVGEALGAFLFHHDVITENPPHAHHDFMKVMFVLEGEYQFRVGDAEFCGGPGTTVVVPRGAYHTFVTQTGGKVLFISAPAGNEKLFEELGRVGPNPTEEQLAEIDKRMNTTQLPGTEGRPWRGLVR